One genomic window of Monodelphis domestica isolate mMonDom1 chromosome 1, mMonDom1.pri, whole genome shotgun sequence includes the following:
- the GSC gene encoding homeobox protein goosecoid isoform X2: MPAGMFSIDNILAARPRCKDSVLPLAPSAGAPVVFPALHADSLYASTSDYGSFYSRAVAPSGASLQTAVGGSRLGYNSYYYGQLQVQATPVGPSCCGAIQPLGTQQCSCVPSSGYDGSGSVLMSPVPHQMLPYMNVGTLSRTELQLLNQLHCRRKRRHRTIFTDEQLEALENLFQETKYPDVGTREQLARRVHLREEKVEVWFKNRRAKWRRQKRSSSEESENARKWSKASKPSPEKREEEGL; this comes from the exons ATGCCTGCTGGCATGTTCAGCATCGACAATATTCTCGCCGCCCGGCCTCGCTGTAAAGACTCTGTGTTGCCTCTGGCTCCTAGCGCCGGGGCCCCTGTGGTCTTCCCCGCCTTACATGCGGACTCTCTCTATGCCAGTACTTCTGACTATGGTAGCTTCTACTCGCGTGCGGTAGCCCCCAGCGGAGCCAGCCTCCAGACTGCGGTCGGTGGCTCCCGCTTGGGCTATAATAGTTACTACTATGGGCAGCTGCAAGTGCAGGCGACGCCCGTCGGCCCATCTTGCTGCGGGGCGATTCAGCCTTTGGGAACCCAGCAGTGCTCCTGCGTTCCATCCTCAG GTTACGACGGCTCGGGCTCAGTCCTGATGTCCCCGGTTCCCCACCAGATGTTGCCCTATATGAATGTGGGCACCTTGTCGCGGACCGAACTGCAGCTGCTTAACCAGCTGCATTGCCGGAGGAAGCGGCGGCACCGAACTATTTTCACGGATGAACAGCTGGAAGCTCTGGAGAACCTGTTCCAGGAGACCAAGTACCCCGACGTGGGCACTAGGGAACAGCTGGCTCGGAGAGTGCACTTGAGGGAGGAAAAAGTAGAG GTCTGGTTTAAAAATCGAAGGGCAAAGTGGAGGCGGCAGAAGAGGTCCTCCTCAGAGGAGTCGGAAAACGCACGTAAATGGAGTAAAGCTTCGAAGCCATCcccagagaaaagggaagaggaag
- the GSC gene encoding homeobox protein goosecoid isoform X1, with protein MPAGMFSIDNILAARPRCKDSVLPLAPSAGAPVVFPALHADSLYASTSDYGSFYSRAVAPSGASLQTAVGGSRLGYNSYYYGQLQVQATPVGPSCCGAIQPLGTQQCSCVPSSGYDGSGSVLMSPVPHQMLPYMNVGTLSRTELQLLNQLHCRRKRRHRTIFTDEQLEALENLFQETKYPDVGTREQLARRVHLREEKVEVWFKNRRAKWRRQKRSSSEESENARKWSKASKPSPEKREEEGKSDLDSDS; from the exons ATGCCTGCTGGCATGTTCAGCATCGACAATATTCTCGCCGCCCGGCCTCGCTGTAAAGACTCTGTGTTGCCTCTGGCTCCTAGCGCCGGGGCCCCTGTGGTCTTCCCCGCCTTACATGCGGACTCTCTCTATGCCAGTACTTCTGACTATGGTAGCTTCTACTCGCGTGCGGTAGCCCCCAGCGGAGCCAGCCTCCAGACTGCGGTCGGTGGCTCCCGCTTGGGCTATAATAGTTACTACTATGGGCAGCTGCAAGTGCAGGCGACGCCCGTCGGCCCATCTTGCTGCGGGGCGATTCAGCCTTTGGGAACCCAGCAGTGCTCCTGCGTTCCATCCTCAG GTTACGACGGCTCGGGCTCAGTCCTGATGTCCCCGGTTCCCCACCAGATGTTGCCCTATATGAATGTGGGCACCTTGTCGCGGACCGAACTGCAGCTGCTTAACCAGCTGCATTGCCGGAGGAAGCGGCGGCACCGAACTATTTTCACGGATGAACAGCTGGAAGCTCTGGAGAACCTGTTCCAGGAGACCAAGTACCCCGACGTGGGCACTAGGGAACAGCTGGCTCGGAGAGTGCACTTGAGGGAGGAAAAAGTAGAG GTCTGGTTTAAAAATCGAAGGGCAAAGTGGAGGCGGCAGAAGAGGTCCTCCTCAGAGGAGTCGGAAAACGCACGTAAATGGAGTAAAGCTTCGAAGCCATCcccagagaaaagggaagaggaaggtaaAAGCGATTTGGACTCTGATAGCTGA